A part of Girardinichthys multiradiatus isolate DD_20200921_A chromosome 12, DD_fGirMul_XY1, whole genome shotgun sequence genomic DNA contains:
- the LOC124877151 gene encoding uncharacterized protein LOC124877151 isoform X1 produces the protein MIQRSFAGLDEASEDSEDEYIPETTGESTDSEASVELSLEKGPKDKTMSFSQNRSKFCRQSKSESSQTRNFESHDSRATTYKDERAPLEEESVYVAPVLKKEDGSRTYNKKHHCVYCGVFVQKMSRHLLRRHMDKIEVAKAYSLPKNSKQRRLQLDYLRNKGNFEHNTEVMESNQGKLIAWKQPKKKTEGEIFKHCLYCYGLFKKKAMWRHFQSCKFKPQDKSLKKGKTRVQALCAFAEPVPPEFSDSYWRFLSEMHQDEITVACKKDQCILDFGYRLFHKNERVVSQHQYIRQKLRELGRLLLEARNIASVKSIKDLIKPEKYVTVVAAARRLAGFSEESGNYQRPSLARKVGHDMHSLAMFIKTEGLKMKDKEAVQNAEEFAQLYQESWKYDIKIQKLLKRHLVSPHPVA, from the exons ATGATTCAGAGGAGCTTTGCAGGGTTAGATGAGGCAAGTGAAGACAGTGAAGATGAATATATTCCAGAAACCACTGGAGAAAGCACAGACAGTGAAGCCAGTGTGGAATTAAGTCTGGAAAAAGGTCCGAAGGATAAAACTATGTCATTTAGTCAAAATAGAAGCAAGTTTTGCAGGCAGAGTAAGAGTGAGTCCAGTCAGACTAGAAACTTTGAAAGTCATGATTCCAGAGCCACTACATATAAAGATGAAAGGGCCCCCCTGGAGGAAGAATCTGTTTATGTTGCTCCTGTTTTGAAGAAGGAAGATGGATCCAGGACCTATAATAAGAAACACCACTGTGTGTATTGTGGAGTATTTGTTCAAAAAATGTCAAGACATCTATTGCGCAGACACATGGATAAAATAGAGGTTGCAAAAGCCTACAGTTTgccaaaaaactcaaaacaaagacGACTCCAGTTGGATTATTTGCGAAATAAGGGAAACTTTGAGCACAACACTGAAGTTATGGAAAGTAACCAAGGCAAGCTCATTGCGTGGAAACAaccaaagaagaaaacagaagggGAAATATTCAAACATTGTTTGTACTGCTATGGACTGTTCAAAAAAAAGGCAATGTGGCGACATTTCCAGTCCTGCAAATTCAAGCCTCAAGATAAGTCTTtgaaaaaggggaaaacaagAGTTCAAGCATTGTGTGCATTTGCTGAACCAGTTCCACCAGAGTTCAGTGATTCATACTGGAGGTTTCTAAGTGAGATGCATCAAGATGAGATTACAGTTGCATGTAAGAAGGATCAATGCATACTAGATTTTGGATACAGATTGTTCCACAAGAATGAGAGGGTAGTCAGCCAGCACCAATACATCCGTCAAAAGCTAAGAGAGCTTGGCAGACTGCTACTTGAGGCAAGAAATATTGCTTCTGTGAAGAGTATTAAAGATCTCATAAAGCCTGAAAAATATGTTACAGTTGTCGCTGCTGCAAGACGTCTAGCTGGATTCAGTGAAGAAAGTGGCAACTATCAACGACCATCTCTCGCTCGAAAAGTTGGTCACGACATGCATTCTTTAGCCATGTTCATTAAGACGGAAGGACTGAAGATGAAGGATAAGGAAGCTGTGCAAAACGCAGAGGAGTTTGCACAACTGTATCAAGAAAGTTGGAAATATGATATT aagaTCCAGAAGCTTCTGAAGAGACACCTTGTATCCCCACATCCAGTGGCTTAA
- the LOC124877151 gene encoding uncharacterized protein LOC124877151 isoform X2, which translates to MHLSVYLSKDTSETHEDVNLALTALEQKLCNYFVRITIVGKRGRKVPVLLGPMMKESLDALTGRREECGVLEENQYLFALPNSVHYLRGSDCIRQFVSECSGLKNPTALTSTKLRKHIATLSTVLNLKTTELDQLADFLGHNVAVHRKHYRLPEGTIQLAKISKVLLAMEQGRLGEYKGKSLDEIHLDVNETLDMDGSSQEKVDMPDGTENGTNLSSQEEDPEASEETPCIPTSSGLSQENLTKKKVTNSDGLMPEVNEVTSCTPTSSSQSNERSAKKSGKEKVVKRSWTPEECAAVNKHLRKYILTNQVPGKLDCERCIAAEPQALSKRDWRAVKYFVKNRITTMRRKYE; encoded by the exons ATGCATTTGTCAGTTTACTTATCAAAGGACACATCAGAAACACACGAGGATGTTAACCTGGCCCTCACAGCACTTGAACAAAAGCTCTGCAACTATTTTGTCCGGATAACCATTGTgggaaaaagaggaagaaaagttCCTGTTCTGCTGGGTCCAATGATGAAGGAATCCCTTGATGCTCTTACTGGAAGGCGGGAAGAATGTggagtcctggaagaaaatcaatACCTGTTTGCGTTGCCGAATTCTGTCCATTACCTCAGAGGTTCAGACTGTATAAGGCAGTTTGTGAGTGAGTGCAGTGGCCTCAAAAACCCTACAGCACTCACCTCAACAAAGCTCAGGAAACACATTGCAACATTGTCAACAGTTTTGAACCTGAAGACTACAGAACTTGACCAGTTGGCAGATTTCCTTGGGCATAATGTTGCTGTTCACAGGAAGCACTATCGCCTTCCAGAGGGTACCATACAGTTAGCAAAAATAAGCAAAGTTCTCCTTGCAATGGAACAAGGACGGCTAGGAGAGTATAAAGGGAAGAGTCTGGATGAAATCCACCTTGATGTCAACG AAACTCTTGACATGGATGGTTCTTCACAAGAGAAAG TTGATATGCCTGACGGAACTGAGAATGGCACCAATTTATCCTCACAAGAAG aagaTCCAGAAGCTTCTGAAGAGACACCTTGTATCCCCACATCCAGTGGCTTAAGTCAGGAAAACTTGACCAAAAAGAAAG TCACAAATTCAGATGGGCTGATGCCAGAAGTCAACGAAGTGACCTCTTGTACCCCCACCTCTAGCAGCCAAAGTAACGAAAGGTCTGCCAAAAAGAGTG GTAAAGAAAAAGTTGTGAAAAGAAGCTGGACCCCAGAGGAATGTGCTgctgtaaataaacatttaaggaAGTACATATTGACAAATCAGGTTCCTGGTAAGCTTGACTGTGAGAGATGCATTGCTGCAGAACCACAAGCACTGAGTAAAAGAGACTGGAGAGCAGTTAAGTACTTTGTCAAAAACAGAATAACCACcatgaggagaaaatatgagtGA